Below is a window of Apodemus sylvaticus chromosome 5, mApoSyl1.1, whole genome shotgun sequence DNA.
gacagacagacagacagacacacacacacattcttcaaTATGGTATCTAAGAGCCAGGAAATAGGGAAACTGTTTAAAAGCATGACTTCTTCAAAAGTAAGACTGAGAACATTGCTGGACTGGTGGGTTGTGCATGGAGTCACTTGTATAGCACTGAATCTGTGCCACATACTAGTTTTTCAGCTGGAGTATCTTGGACCCCTCTCAACTTCACTTCTAATGAGTTAGTAGGGTATGCTGAAGTTTCATAATCACTGAGTGAAGCACATGGCATGATGCCTAGCTGAATTGATCACCATTAGTATGGATAGCAGGTTGGGCCTGCTGTACTCTGGACGAGCTAGGGGACAGATACACTTGAAAGAGAGCCAAGAGAGCTTGTTCCACTGTGTGGCTGATCTGGGGGTTCCTGGGACAGACACAGAACTAAGAGTTAAGGGGAAGACTCATGACTCAAATGGGGGATGGTCACATGTTGGAGGGAGCATAAATAAACAGACTCCCTGGGAGTCTGGGGACATTCAAACCCCACTCTAGTTCCCGGCAGCTGCCAGCTGTTCCCTGTTTGCTGCAGCAGCACCAGGGGACAGACCTGGGCTTGGATCTCAGAAGAAGGGTCTATAAGCAGgcagcacccacccacccagccacagGGCAGCACCTGTAGGTCCTCTCCAGAGACACCTGGAGGTGGAAGTCTTGCTCCTCCCTGATCACTGGGCTAGGTTTAGCCTCTAGGGTATCCTGCAGGATCCAAAGGGGCTGTAGGGCTGGTTCTGACTCATTCTTGTCTGTGGGCTCTGGTCACAGTGTTGGGGTCTGGGGTCCAAGTATAGGCAGCAGCTAGGACATGTTTCCAAAGGAAGCTGTAGGATGGATAGGAGGAAAAGTTGACTTTTGGCACACCTAAGGATAGGTCTTACTGGATGcccccaaccacccttttatgttGAGAAAAGTCATCCTACAGCCTCAGCCTAGTCCCTTCCCCTTAACCGTAGTGCTCTAGGTCCCTGATACTAACCTTGGCTAAGTAGCTGCAGGCTCCGCCCCTCCTCACGAACCTGCAGGTGGAGCACCTGCTGTAGTACCTCCTGCCTCTGAGCCTCTTGGGTCAACCCCATTCTCTGCAGCTTATCTGCATTCAGTCGAAGCAGAGCTCGGCCTAGGGAGAGTGAAGGAAGAAGGCAGTGAGGCAAACAAAGGCAACACATAAGATTCTATCaggatgaaacaaacaaacaaacaaaaacccaccaaaGACCAAGAAAGTGGAGCAGAGATTCAGAGAttcttaaaggaagaaaggtagaaagagagacaAGATTGATTAAAAGATAGAGGCCAATCCGAGAAGacaaagcagagagaacaggagaggcagacacacacacacaggtgaagtCTTGAGCATTCTGCTCCTCCCTAACCCACGACCCACTATACCAGTGATAGCATGCTGAGAGAAGGCCTCGACATAGACGAGGTAGTTGTGAGGACAATGCTTCTTGAGCCACTTGCAAACGTCTTGCTGGCTCCACAAGACCACCGGCCTTGTCAGGCCACCCAGTGAAGGGCTTGTATGGTACAAGCCATAATGATCAGAGTAGAGTCGGGCCTGCAGGTACGGAGGTAAGGTCAGTAGAATGAAGGTAATAAAACCGAAGGCAAGGGCTAAGATTTAGGTGGGATAGGTAGGCACCTGGGAGGTCTCTGAGCCCGGCTGTTGAAGGAGCTTGATTGGCCTGCTGCTGGATGCCCTCTGGCTGCGGGAGTCATGCCACGTGAGGCTGGTGCCTGGTGTCCGAGGCAGGTGGCAGGGTATGTTCTCAGCTGATACTGTGTGCTCTAGGAGGGTCTGGCAGAAGCTGAAATGGGCAGAGGCTGTATGCAGGGATGTGCATACAGAGTGGTCAGGGGCCAGCTCCTCCCCTGTGACTCAGCTCTCTGACAATTAAATCTTCCCTCTACCAATGACGGGAGTAATAATTTCTCCTGTAGGGGAAATCTTGAGCCCCCCTCGCCACCCCCGCccagaccaaatctttttttctttttttgcaagaGTTGTCTTGAGAACTTCTTTCAGACGAAAAACTAGACATGCCTTTCCCTTTATCAGCTGATAGCCCACACTCTGGCCCCATGGATTAGATTGGAGGATGACCTTTGCCATAGCCAGGCCAGGAAAGCAGCTATCTCCAGGGCTGCCCTGACTTGCTTTGCCCTTGGCTTGGGCTGTCAGGAAAGCCTCCTACATGCCATACAGCACAAGGGTGTGCACATATCTTTGTCTTTAATAATCTCAAACTATGACTCACTGACAAAAAGTTTGAACTCTGGGAAAGCCAACAAGAAGAACTTGCCAGGCACATGCCggattttctttctgtgtggCTTCTTCAGGGCCTACCACAGGACAACTAGTGTGAATAGGGTGCCAGCTAGGCATGAACTAGTTAACACGATCCTTCTCCCACTAATTCACTGCACTTGTTAAGTTAGTTTTAGGGTCATTTATGGGAATCACATGAGTCTGGGGATGACCAATGTTTTGATGCACCAAAAGCATCCATAAGTACTGTATATGACTCTATGTGGTACCTGCAAGAAAGAAGGTGGGCTTAAGAAGTGTGCGGCCACTATTCTGCTATTCTGAGGTAGCCTGTAGTACCATAAGATTTATTCTAATCGAGAGAGGTCCAGGGAATAGGCACTGTGGTCTGAGGGCTTTGCAGGGCCTTCCCTGGGCTAGGGCTAGAAAGCTCCTCATAAGGGGAAACCAGTCCAATGTCTTGGCTATAACCGCACCTGCCAAGGCCGCCCAGGCCCCGCCTATTTCCTCCCTGCACTGGGCCAGAATCTGTCGTTCCCAGCCTTAACCTCAGAATTATACGCCTCTGCCTCGCTTCGACCCCAACGTTAGGGCTTGGAGAGGGTTTTTTCTCTTATGTGAAGTAAAGGATGACCCGAGTGTGGTGTCATCTGGATAAAGAAGCTCCTGACAGTCATCTCCACTCCAAGTCAAGGCCTGAGATTAACCGCCGCCCTCTCGCCCCATAATGCTGGACAAAGGCCCTTGGACTCTAGTAAAAAAGACTTCCTCCCCGAAGTGGCCGCCCCCGGAAACCCTTGAGTCTAGCCCTGGTGCTCTCCTTGGGCCCCGGTACCCTTCCCGCTGTCAGCCCGCTGCTCACGATATTCCTGCGCCTGGGTCCATCCCAGCTCACCGTCCACATCCGGGCGCTCCCCGAAGCCCGAGCGCACAGCCCCGGCGCGAGCTCGCGGGGGGCTCAGCTTTGACCGCAGCTCGGTGAACATGGAGCCCGCGGAT
It encodes the following:
- the Samd10 gene encoding sterile alpha motif domain-containing protein 10 isoform X2 translates to MFTELRSKLSPPRARAGAVRSGFGERPDVDASAHFSFCQTLLEHTVSAENIPCHLPRTPGTSLTWHDSRSQRASSSRPIKLLQQPGSETSQARLYSDHYGLYHTSPSLGGLTRPVVLWSQQDVCKWLKKHCPHNYLVYVEAFSQHAITGRALLRLNADKLQRMGLTQEAQRQEVLQQVLHLQVREEGRSLQLLSQASFGNMS
- the Samd10 gene encoding sterile alpha motif domain-containing protein 10 isoform X3 — protein: MDPGAGISFCQTLLEHTVSAENIPCHLPRTPGTSLTWHDSRSQRASSSRPIKLLQQPGSETSQARLYSDHYGLYHTSPSLGGLTRPVVLWSQQDVCKWLKKHCPHNYLVYVEAFSQHAITGRALLRLNADKLQRMGLTQEAQRQEVLQQVLHLQVREEGRSLQLLSQASFGNMS
- the Samd10 gene encoding sterile alpha motif domain-containing protein 10 isoform X1, with the translated sequence MFTELRSKLSPPRARAGAVRSGFGERPDVDGELGWTQAQEYPSAHFSFCQTLLEHTVSAENIPCHLPRTPGTSLTWHDSRSQRASSSRPIKLLQQPGSETSQARLYSDHYGLYHTSPSLGGLTRPVVLWSQQDVCKWLKKHCPHNYLVYVEAFSQHAITGRALLRLNADKLQRMGLTQEAQRQEVLQQVLHLQVREEGRSLQLLSQASFGNMS